In Serinus canaria isolate serCan28SL12 chromosome 5, serCan2020, whole genome shotgun sequence, the following proteins share a genomic window:
- the LOC103825852 gene encoding mas-related G-protein coupled receptor member H-like, with amino-acid sequence MEVTTVFSSPASPTEGDNLCETDVTSMAIHSVTLLICLCGLAGNGAVLCLLGFRCLYRNSTTLYIHIRTFFDFLFLLLLLPSTLFFLLENVSCSIIMPLGYVGFLFRVSLLSYSFWLYTLTIISINRCRSIHCPLWLCCHRPQHLSWVVLALLGAFFLTLITIFAVMLSLCMFQLSEHCWVSLVSMYTFNLLLSAPFMLISSIILFIKVKPGSHQQQPKRFDIVICLIVLFTLPRSLCNFLQELGYTIMPSQAVFLLACISSSINPFIYFLVGRCWRPCSMGSLRLSLRRIFEEPEENIAHRDDPAMDTVL; translated from the exons ATGGAG GTGACCACCGTGTTCTCATCTCCTGCCTCACCCACTGAAGGAGACAATCTGTGTGAGACTGATGTCACCAGCATGGCCATACACAGTGTGACACTGCTCATTTGCCTctgtgggctggctgggaatggggctgtgctctgcctcctTGGCTTTCGCTGTTTGTACAGGAACAGCACCACTCTTTACATCCACATCCGGACTTTTTTTgacttcctcttcctcctccttctgttGCCCTCCACTCTGTTCTTCCTGCTGGAGAATGTGTCCTGCTCTATCATCATGCCCTTGGGCTATGTGGGATTCCTTTTCAGGGTGTCACTGCTGTCATACAGCTTCTGGCTGTACACGCTGACAATCATCAGCATCAATAGGTGCAGGTCCATCCACTGCCcgctctggctctgctgccaccgTCCCCAGCACCTGTCATGGGTGGTCCTTGCCCTGCTCGGGGCCTTCTTCCTCACTCTCATCACTATCTTTGCCGTGATGCTTTCTCTGTGCATGTTCCAGCTAtctgagcactgctgggtgTCTCTCGTCTCCATGTACACCTTCaacctcctcctctctgctcccttcaTGCTCATTTCCAGCATAATCCTCTTCATTAAGGTCAAGCCTGGCTCCCATCAGCAGCAGCCCAAGAGATTTGACATTGTTATCTGCCTCATTGTGCTCTTCACTCTGCCCCGCAGTCTCTGCaatttcctgcaggagctcGGCTACACCATTATGCCCTCCCAGGCTGTTTTCCTGCTCGCCTgcatcagcagcagcatcaaCCCCTTCATCTACTTCTTGgtggggaggtgctggaggcCCTGCTCCATGGGGTCCCTACGGCTCTCCCTCAGGAGGATCTTTGAGGAGCCAGAAGAAAACATTGCCCACAGGGATGATCCTGCCATGGACACAGTGCTCTGA
- the LOC103822238 gene encoding LOW QUALITY PROTEIN: mas-related G-protein coupled receptor member H-like (The sequence of the model RefSeq protein was modified relative to this genomic sequence to represent the inferred CDS: inserted 4 bases in 2 codons): MNASPLIPQGLHQLNLAPPKPGATSHCPPTIHPWGRALGTPAISPNEGDELCETDATSMATHSVTLLICLCAMAGNRAVLWVLRFRIHRDTMKPITAYILDLATINFLFLILMVPSTLLFLLDDFSCYAIMPPPSIHFLFLLCVMFYTIGLYQLXRLTAISTERCRSLLCPPGLFCHLSXRTSWVVVSAGLWAFSIAAISVVNSLCQSQEHKLCNGALISLYILNFLIFAPSMVISSTILFIHFKGSSQQQQSQKLDIIVFLAVLLTLPLSLWNFLQQLSYPTVSPQVVLLFACMHSSINPFIYISVTKCWRRCSTESLRECLQKVFEEPEGSSAPVMMPPGTQGV, encoded by the exons ATGAATGCTTCACCTTTGATACCCCAGGGGTTGCATCAGCTAAacctggcccctcccaaa CCAGGGGCCACATCCCACTGCCCGcccaccatccatccatggGGACGAGCATTGGGAACCCCCGCCATCTCACCCAATGAAGGGGATGAACTTTGTGAGACAGATGCCACCAGCATGGCCACACACAGTGTGACACTGCTCATCTGCctctgtgccatggctgggaacagggctgtgctctgggtcCTCAGGTTCCGCATCCACAGGGACACCATGAAACCCATCACTGCCTACATCCTTGATCTGGCCACCATcaactttcttttcctcatccttaTGGTCCCCTCcactctgctcttcctgctggaCGATTTCTCCTGCTATGCCATCATGCCCCCACCATCCatacatttccttttcctcctctgtgtgATGTTCTACACCATAGGGCTGTACCAGCT ACGGCTGACAGCCATCAGCACTGAGAGGTGCAGGTCCCTCCTCTGCCCACCTGGGCTCTTCTGTCACCTTTC CAGGACCTCATGGGTGGTGGTCAGTGCCGGGCTCTGGGCCTTTTCCATTGCTGCCATTTCTGTGGTGAATTCCCTGTGCcagtcacaggaacacaagctCTGCAATGGGGCTCTCATCTCCCTCTACATCCTCAACTTCCTCATCTTTGCTCCATCCATGGTCATCTCCAGCACAATCCTCTTCATTCATTTCAAGGGtagctcccagcagcagcaatcccAGAAGCTTGACATCATTGTCTTCCTCGCTGTGCTCCTCACTCTCCCCCTCAGTCTCTGgaatttcctgcagcagctcagctacCCCACTGTGTCCCCCCAGGTTGTTCTCCTGTTTGCCTGCATGCACAGCAGCATCAACCCCTTCATCTACATCTCAGTAACAAAGTGCTGGAGGCGCTGCTCCACGGAGTCCCTCAGGGAGTGCCTCCAGAAGGTCTTTGAGGAGCCAGAAGGGAGCAGTGCCCCAGTAATGATGCCACCAGGGACACAGGGGGTCTGA